CAGCTGACCTTAAACTTTTTCGAAGCTCTTAAAACAATTGCTAAACATTTAATGGCGATGGAATGGCAATTACATGGTGAGAAAGCCATATCATCTAAATAAAAAGGAGAAAGAACTTACACAAATTCCGTCAGCTTCCTAACGTTTTCGGGAAGAGGAAATGTTCCGGACCATGAAAATATCCTAGCTAGCCTCGGTGATTTTATTGGATTAGGAAAAAATCCCCAAAAAGGAGTTGCATTAAGTAGTGTAACACCCTTCACTAATTGAGGATTGCATGCAGCAAAGTATAGGGCAACAAATCCTCCGAGTGAGTTCCCTACAATGTAAACCGGTTCACCAATGACCTGTGAGAGAAAGAGTTTAGGTCAATATTGCAGTCTTTAAATTTCATTCAACTCAAACCAAAGAGTTGTACGATAACAAATTCATAATCCTAAAAAGCCACGTTAGATAGAATGCAAGATTTCCTCGCTAAACCATCTTCTTGTCAAAGTCTATAGGGGAAGAACTTCCCCTTCAGCAGGTGTAACAAGCAAATTAAAACAATAGCAAGTAAATGTAGCAATTAAGTAATGTATGCGCACCATTAAGATCTTAAATAAAGATGTATAAAGTCTAGATAAATGACATGTATGTAAACATGTAAATTGTACCTCTTCTACGAAATGGCGAACCTGATCCCGCCATAAATCCATGGAGTAAACCAGACCATTTGCCCATGGTTCAGTTTTATCCCCAAATCCCCACAAAAAATCCTTCCCTTCAGTGATACCCTCCTCCCTGGAAGGGGAAGTGGGATCTTCAAAAGGCAATGACATGCCTTGCCCGAGAAAGTCGATCGCCCATACCCTATACTCACGGCCTAAATCCTTCAGTTGATTTTCATAATGGAAAGACCCAACACCAAAACCAGGAAGGAAGAGCAGCGGCGGAGAATTCACGTTTTCAGCACCCGATTTCTCGTAATGAACGTTGAATTTGGGTTTCCACTGCCAGAAACAACTGCTTATTCGAGCACCACATTCACCGTTGGACTCATCAGGCAACCCTGGAATCAACACTTTGGTTACTGATTGCCCAGTTTCTGACATCCTCCCCATCTCATCTTCACTACCAATCACATAACCATTATAATTCCCACTCAAGACCTTTGGATCAACATTGTTAAACCCTTCAAGAGCCTTGAATGGCCTTGAACCTTTCCCATGATAAACATTCTTCAAAAACAGGTGATGTTTATTAGGTAAACCCAGTGACCCACTTCTAAATTGAACTCTAGTACATAAAATTCTGTGTTTTCTACACAAAGGGATCTTTACTTGCTGTCTACTTGAACTTTTCTTTACCACTAATCTCCGATTTAAATTACAGCATCGAGGGGAATTGTATGAGATGACTTCCATGCTTATAAACTTGGCTCTGTGATTTTCAGCAAAAAAGCAAATATCTTAGCAAAAAAGTTAACTTTACCCTATGGGTTGATCTTGAttaagagaaacaaaagcaatCAAACCAAGCGTAGAACATAACCATAACCATGTATAAAACTGTCTACTTTTTACTAACTTAGGACCTTGAATTCATGAACGAAATGAAATATTTATACACAGAGCACCAAAAGACGAGCTTTCTGGGCAAGATTTAttcttaaagaaaaaaaaaccttaaaataaattaaaaaggagtaacttattaataaattatatacGCTTTAGCATAAACAATGGAAGAAAATTGACGAATCAACAATAGCAAAAAAGATTCgtttattcttaaaataataataaaaaaaaagggtgAGATTAAACGATGTTTTACCTCTAATTCTGAAAGACAAGTGACATTGGGCTTTGCtcttttgttttgggttttgagAAAAATTGCAATATTTTTCCAAGAAAAGAGGAGATTCTAGCACTATCTATAAAGAAATTGAGGAAAGTTGGGTTGCTTCAAAGCTGCTGCTTCTTCTTATAAAAGGCCAAGAAATATAATGACTTGTCTGACCTTTTTTCAGAAAATAATCCAACTACTTATTTCTTATTGGTCTAATACTATTCCCAATCCCTGTAAGTTTCATATATTTCAAACCCTAACTGTTTTGATTTGCATaataaaaaattgattaaattgcACATGGTCACTGTTACATAATAAAAAATTCGATATTACAATGTGCATTCAAGTATATGTATTTTAAACCTTAAATATGTAAATAATTGTATATAGGCTAGATTCTTTTGTTACATCAATTAGACTCTTTTCtacagaatatatatatatatatatatatatatttactagtCAATTCTTAGTTCAAATAAATCACTCTTCTtcatttgtttctcttttctTACCTTCTTGATTAGTAAAGGGTTTTTGTTAATTCGGTAGAATTTGGCATATGGCGATGTTATTTCCAACCCACATACCAGATGAAATTTGATATGTAATCCTATATacaattatgttattataatatatatatatatatatgtaagtaataTACCTTAATCATATAATACTAATTGTACATATTATAGTATACTATAAGATTAGTTACATGTTTAAGGTTTAAGTTACATACGATTAATAGAAGAATGCACACTGTAATattataatgttataataattattatataatcaCAATTTAATTATATAACAATTGATATATTATGTCCTCAAAAGGGTATGTATACTATAATATGTAGTAaagatataattattttaattatgtaaatattagttaatttttgtttaaaatagtTTAACTAATTGAGTTGATCAAAAATAAAAGGGATAATCACAAATCTAGAAATTCTCATCTCATTGTTCAATTAGGGTTatgaatacaaaaataaaaattaagagaaATTACATAATATTTAAGAGAACAAGATGTTATATAAGatatatttttgataaaattgtaaacatatttaaatttacatttaatttttgaaaatatttttattgatatttatatgttatttattagCTCGTGTAAATGTTAATTAAAATGGAAGGGTTTTGAAAGTTAACAGATGTGAAAGGTGATTAGTttaaattaaaaaggaaaatatacCTGTTTGGATTTcccacaaataaatataaaaagaaaataaagcgaGTAAAAGATGTTTTATTAAGAAAATTAAGGGAtggaaggaagaaagaaaataagagtTTGGGAGGTTGAGAAAATAGGCAGCAAATAGCAAATAGAAACTAGGAATTAGATTTATGAAACCAAAATGAATGAATTTGCCACCTATTTACTTTCACCATTATCTCCCACCAGAATAAATAATGAAAGCTACGATACATTGTTCCAAACAAAACCACATCCATCAGGTTTTCAACGTGAATTTGTCCAAACAAATTCGAGTTTTTGCCGTGTTGGATTGGTTTTGGATTCTTTGTTTGATAATGACACCAACCACTTGCTTTTACATCattaccttcttttcttttttcttttttttttttacattcaaATTAACAACATTCCTTAGAATGTATCAAGTTTTGCTATACGCATTTTGtttgtaaaaatttaaaacataaatatttaatggcaaaatagtaattttaagcGCCTCAACTGCTCCATATAATGAAACTCCTTCGGTCTATATATCAAACGGTTGGAGTTTTAGCAATGGAGAATAAGGCCAGCAGTGTCTGAATTCGAGCCCAATAAAAGCATAGATGCTGTGATAACACTTATGTGGGCCAAGCTTGCCAGGCCCAGAGGATTCTATGTACACACTTTTGGTTTGTTTATATGTTAACAAGCTGCCTCATTACAAAGTGGGATGCTCAATTAGCTCTTGATGCCTGCCCTAATTAGCCCTAGTTGCCCCCTTTTAGTCCCATCAACACTGCTCTTTCACACTTTTTTTTATTCGTCACTCCTAGTACCGTTTTCTATTGTATGTGAACTGAAGGCACCactttcactttcatttccaTCATTGAATATCGCCCAAGATTTAATTGATTCTTTAAGCTAACCCCATTtcttaattgaaattatttccacGTTGACCTTCCCTTTTTCTTACATCAAAGCGCTAACCCTAATTAAGCGTGTTAACATGGATTGATTGGATCTTTGTTTCCTGAGAATCCATTAGGGTGTTAGCATTACCCTTTTACTAATATCTTTTGTGTATTTGGACCATAATGCTGTATAAGTTTTGAGGATTCAAAATAAAGCTGAAAAGCCAACAAATCTTGTAATGTAATTATTAAGTATCAGCTAATCCTATAGCCACTAGAAATGTACAAAATATATAAGTTTGATAATTTATGGTTTGAGCCCCCTTTACTAGGCTGAAATTTAGATTTTAACCTATCTACTTTAATTTGGCATAATTCAGTCCCTTTACCTATGTAATGTCAGCTGTTACTATTAAAGTGATgatgttaatattttttttttactattattttatcacaCATTTAAGGATACATAAGAATTCAATCAACcatattcaattaaataataaatttacatgTTAATGAGCAATTTAAACTGATTTGAAGAAAAATCATTTCATTACTTTTAACAATAACACGGAAATATTTAACATACTAAAAGATAATAATCAAATTAAgccaaattaaaatatagaaattaaatcctaattttgAGCATAATAAAGAATGATATTAGCCAATCATACTATAAAAATAAGTGGatcaaatcaaattaaattaaaatacaaaaattaaacttCAAATTTGAGTAAAATAGACTAAACCATAAATATACCATTTAAGTTGGAGGCAGGCAATTACTAATTTGCAGTTTTACGAAGAAGCAGGGCGGCAAGACAAAACTCAAGTGCCCCCCCTTGATACATTTGGTAACAAGAACCAACACCTACCATAAATCCCATCTCCTACTAACACCATATTTATTAATGAAGCTAGTTATATAGACAGAGATAGATACCAAATACGAAGAACAACCCAACATTTACTCTTCTTTTCTCTTACGTGAAACCCCAAACACCAAGCTTTCTCTCTCTGTTTCACTAACACTGAGAAAAGGACACTGTTTTCCCTTTTTTTATTTCTTCATCAGGTACCTTCCTTCGTTTTACAGCAACAGCCCACTCATGCAATCAACATTTTCTCTTTATAGATGATATCACAGAAGACAAGTTAATAAGCTAAGGGTATTTCGTTTTTAAGTAAATGAGGTGTAAGGAACATTTAACTGACCTCAGTAGCAGCGTCGGCGTCTGCGCCACTTGTCTCCGGGAGCGTCTTCTTGCGGTCGTCGCCGCTCAGGCTCAGGCTCAATTAGCACGCTCTGCTGAGAGTCGTCGGAAACCTGACCCGCCGCCGTTGGTTTTCCCTCGGTCCGTTTCTCCTTACGTCAGTCGACGGAAATTTGACGACTACGGTGACAATTGGATCCACCACCAGCGATTCTACAGCACTCCTCAGGTGGGTCCTACCTACGGAGCCACGACCAACGGGGATTTCGAAGCGGCCCGATCATTCACGAAGAAAAACAGGGTCTCGCTTTTTTCGAATCTGTTCAGGTCGAGATCCGAGAAATTTAATTCGGATCCTAACGTTCGTTATCGTCGGGACTTGTCAGATGAACCGTCCTCGTCCTCGTCATCTCCGTCTTGGTTCTCGGCATTCTTTGCTGTTCGTCGAAAAAAGCAGCAATTTTCGAGAGCAACTCATGTAGAAGAATTCGGCCAATTCGGTACCGGGGATAGGAAATCATACAGGATCACAGATAGAGGAATGTCGCCGGTGATTGTAGCAGATACGGGAGATGGGTGTCATCGATTACCATCGGGACTCTCGCCAGAAGCTTCCCCACGGTGGAAGAGGACACCGACGGCGGCGAGGAGCGGGGTAAAGAACGTATCGGGATTAGCTTTTTGCATGAGCCCGCTGGTGAGGGCGAGTCCGAACCGGCACTGGAACCAGAAGAGCGGTTTGCCGCCTGACATATCATTTACCGGCGATGGTAGGCCGACAATGAAACCCCAGCTAGCCACCGCAGCGGGGTTTTCCGCTAATAGGTCGAGGAAGCTTGCTGATATGGGCACAGTCAATTACAACCGTTTAGCGCGGTAAATCGTTGACATTTCACTGCAGATATTgtgaaagttataaaattatcGCTTTTTACTTTTTATCAAATCTGGTCAAAAAGGGAACGTTACGGTTTTGGCAAGCTGCTTTTCTGCAGTTTTATGCTGCGATTTGTAATCGTCAGTACTAAGTGTGATTTTGTTTCCTTAAAatgagaaagaaaaggaaaatatgTCTACCATATCTAGTAATAAGTCTAATTAAATCTTTATACTTTTTCCaatcaaaaatatttaatttttcacttttagtttaaaatttaggtctaaacaagtgaaaatgagatgatacaattttaactcgtctcataaaatttttaatta
Above is a genomic segment from Gossypium arboreum isolate Shixiya-1 chromosome 8, ASM2569848v2, whole genome shotgun sequence containing:
- the LOC108468949 gene encoding uncharacterized protein LOC108468949; the encoded protein is MRCKEHLTDLSSSVGVCATCLRERLLAVVAAQAQAQLARSAESRRKPDPPPLVFPRSVSPYVSRRKFDDYGDNWIHHQRFYSTPQVGPTYGATTNGDFEAARSFTKKNRVSLFSNLFRSRSEKFNSDPNVRYRRDLSDEPSSSSSSPSWFSAFFAVRRKKQQFSRATHVEEFGQFGTGDRKSYRITDRGMSPVIVADTGDGCHRLPSGLSPEASPRWKRTPTAARSGVKNVSGLAFCMSPLVRASPNRHWNQKSGLPPDISFTGDGRPTMKPQLATAAGFSANRSRKLADMGTVNYNRLAR
- the LOC108467659 gene encoding pheophytinase, chloroplastic-like, translating into MEVISYNSPRCCNLNRRLVVKKSSSRQQVKIPLCRKHRILCTRVQFRSGSLGLPNKHHLFLKNVYHGKGSRPFKALEGFNNVDPKVLSGNYNGYVIGSEDEMGRMSETGQSVTKVLIPGLPDESNGECGARISSCFWQWKPKFNVHYEKSGAENVNSPPLLFLPGFGVGSFHYENQLKDLGREYRVWAIDFLGQGMSLPFEDPTSPSREEGITEGKDFLWGFGDKTEPWANGLVYSMDLWRDQVRHFVEEVIGEPVYIVGNSLGGFVALYFAACNPQLVKGVTLLNATPFWGFFPNPIKSPRLARIFSWSGTFPLPENVRKLTEFVWQKISDPESIADVLRQVYADHSVNVDKVFSHILETTQHPAAAASFASIMFAPQGELSFREALSRCHMNNVPICLMYGKEDPWVKPVWGRQVKKQVPEAPYYEISPAGHCPHDEVPEVVNYLLRGWIKNLESEGAVGLPLLDDMEMESIQNNITRDLEFVKEGSKKSVMVRFLGSKFSLWNLIKSSLKSRFGKLETKSP